GCAACGCTGTTTGCGATGGAAAGTCTGAGCGGGAAAGTAAGCCCGCTGGTCTTCTGGCTATTGCTGATCATATCGCCTTTGTTCAAATATTTGTCTGAGATATTTACCTTTCCAATCCGGTTACAGCTTAGCAAATGGGCTGGTTTGTTACTGCAGACCGCCCATTTTCCCGCCACGGTCACAGGTAATATCATTCAGGTCAATGGTTCGGATTTCAGTGTGGACCCGGCATGTATGGGTTTGCAAATGACCGGGTTCTCCCTGCTCGCAGGAATATTCTTGCTTGTCCATTTTCAAAAATCGACGGGCAAAGAACTACCCTGGTATCTTAGCACACTAGTGATTGCTATCCTGTTTGGCTTCAATATCGTGAGTAATTTGCTGCGTATCGTTGTCCTGGTCGTTTTCAGCATTGGTCCCGAAAACATATTGCACGACGTCGTGGGAATACTTTGTCTAGTGCTTTATGTGTGGCTACCGGCTTCGTTTTTCGTGAAATATTTTTTTCGGTTTTTCGCGCAACCGGTTATGGAACAAATTTTTGTAAAACAGCCAGGTAAACCCACTACGCTGGCGTTCAATTTTATCATTCTTGCCGGCTGCTGTTTTGTAATTTTTCAAAACAAAAAAATTAACATTGGAGAGACCAAAATCAATGCTTTTGGGCACAGCGAAAAATACGATTCCAGCCAGCTTTCAAATGGGGCCAGCAGATTTAAAAGTGAAAAATCGCTCGTATATCTCAAACCAATTCCAGCTTTCTATTCCACTGATCACAGCCCGTATACCTGCTGGAAGGGCTCAGGTTATGAATTCGCAAATATCCGGGAGGAAAATTTCGCGGGACGGCGCATCTACTTTGGGACTTTAAAGAAGGGAAATGATGTTTTACACACTGCGTGGTGGTTTTCCAATAACAACCACATCACTATCAGTCAAATAGATTGGCGGTGGAAAGTGATTCGCGGAGAACCTGGCTTTCAACTAGTTAATGTCACCGCCGGTGATCAAAAAGATTTAAAACAGGCCATTTCCGAATGGATGCCCCGGATTTGAGGGTAAATTGTGCCTTGAAACGTCTTATTGATGAAAAAGACATTCCATGAGCAAAATATCAGGACTCCTTATCGCTTTGAGCCTTTCCGCTTTATCCTATCAATCCATGGCACAAACCGAAGTCATAAATCTCTGGCCGGACGGCAAAATCCCTAATTTCAAAAGCAGTTCCGTCGAGGAGAAATCGGTTACCGATGCGAGCGGAATATTGCGGATCAGCGGGGTTACCGTACCAACGATCGCTGCATACATTGCACCAAAAGAAACCGCGACAGGCGCAGCCGTGATGATCTGCCCGGGTGGCGGCTACGGAATTCTGGCCGCTTCGCACGAAGGCAGCGACTTTGCCAAATGGTTCAATGATCGTGGAATTTCTGCATTTGTATTGAAGTACCGGTTGCCGAATGAAAAAGCAATGACACATCAGCACGAAGTTCCGTTGATGGATGCCATGCAAGGCATGAAGCTGATTCGCCAGAATGCCGCCAAATGGAACATTGACCTCAATAAAATCGGCGTAATGGGCTTCTCCGCAGGCGGACACCTGGCAGCTACATTGTCGACACATTACAATATGGGCGAAAAAGCCTCTAAGGATGCCAAGCCGGACTTTTCCATTTTGCTATATCCTGTCATTTCTCTCCAACCAAGTATCGCTCATGGAGGGTCACGCGACAATTTGCTCGGCCCTGACAAATCCGAGGAGCTGATCAAATATTACTCCAATGAATTGCAGGTAAGCGACCAGACACCGCCGGCATTTCTGGTGCACGCGATGGACGACACCGGCGTTCCTGTGGAGAACAGTATCCAATATTATCTCGCTTTAAAAAACAAAAAAATACCTGCTGAAATGCATTTGTACCCAAAAGGCGGGCACGGCTACGGCATGCGTACGGAGGGAAAAGGATCATTGGCAAACTGGCCGGCCGCAATGGAAGGGTGGCTTAAATCTCTTGGCTACATGAAGAATTGAAATGAGGTGTGATTTTTATCTCTAAATTTGGACAAAATTTCAATTCGAAGGAGATAATAACGCCTCATGACTGCAATAAACCGCTTTTTAGTTAATCAGAGATCCATATTAATTGTATTTATTGGTGTTGCCCTCTTTGCCAGCCTCCAATCCTATTTCGGCGGACTGAAAACTTTTGTCGAGGGCGGAAGGCTTTATACTACCTACAATAACTATATCATTTTCAAGCAATCCTTCTTCCATTTGATCCATGGGCAGGATTTGTATGCACAGTTTGTCGAAGAGCAGGGTGATCTGTTCAAATACAGCCCTACTTTCGCGTTGCTGTTCGGCTTACTGGCCGTACTTCCCGATGTACTCGGCCTCTCTTTGTGGAATATACTGAATGCGGCAGTACTATTTTTCTCGGTTTATTATCTGCCCAAAATTGATACCCGTACCAAAGGATTGATACTCGTTTTCATGCTGGTAGAGCTTCTTACCTCGGTTCAGAACGAGCAAAGCAATGCATTGATCGCGGGATTACTCCTTTTTACCTTCGGCTTTTTGGAGAGAGGAAAGTACTGGATGGCGTCACTCTGCCTGGTTTCCACGATTTACATCAAATTATTCGGCATCGTAGGCCTTGCACTTTACCTCTTGTATCCGGACAAGTTCAAGCTGACTTACACAACTGCGTTTTGGGTGATTGTTTTCACCATATTTCCATTGCTGGTCGTCGATACAGACCAATTTGTGTTTTTGTATAAAAGCTGGGCTAATTTGCTGGCCAATGATCATTCTATTTCCGACGGGCTGTCTGTGATCGGCTGGCTGAAAACCTGGTTTGGGTGGCAGGTCAATAAAACTTATGTGAGTGTGGCAGGCGCTATCCTTTTTTGCATTCCATTGCTGAGGATAAGGGAGTATGGCAATTTCCATTTCCGGATACTCATGCTCGCATCCATTCTGATCTGGGTTGTTATTTTCAATCACAGGGCCGAATCGCCGACATTTATCATTGCAATCAGCGGCGTGGCGCTTTGGTATTATTCGCAATATCCTGAGAAGGAGAACTACATTTTGCTGGTTCTCGCATTTGTTTTCACCGCATTGTCCCCGACCGATGTTTTTCCTCCCTTTGTAAGAAATGAATGGATGAAGCCTTATGTAGTTAAAGCAGTACCCTGCATTTTGATCTGGGGGAAAATTACTTATGACTTGCTGGCTGTGAAGCTACGTCCTCGTCCCGCTCCGGAAAAACTGGCTGACCAATAAAAAGTGGCGTTACAGGAATGTTGCGGCTTCAAACCTGCAACGCACACTTTTGAACCTCAATTCATGCCTACCAGTGTTCGGCTTGTTTCTCTTACACTGTTGGTTTCCAAGTGAATGTGCTTAACGATTTTTTCGGAAGCGTCGGAAATTTCCAGCGTGTAATCGCCGTCTTTGATCTCATCAAAATTCAGTTTGCGACCGAATTTGGTCAGGTACTTAGGTACGATCTCTTCGTGCAGCACTTTTTTATTACTATCGAGCAACCTGATTTCAACGCGTTCCCCTTTTTGCTTTTCCATTAACACATTCATCGACATGGTATCTCTGACACGGTACATGCCGACACGGAACTTCTCGCAAGTGTTATTTTTACATTCCGCTTTGGGTTCAACGATAGGGTCTGCGATGACATTACTGCCAACTAAGAAGAGTCCGAATGCAGCTGCGGCGACTGTTTTCATCACGTTTTTCATGGCTTATGAAGGTTACTTTGAGTAAAAATTGTTAATGATTTTTACCAATGATGGCACCTTCGACGGCCATGTTGCACGCATTATTTGAACGGCAGAAATTGAGGTTGAATGGCGATAAGTATAAAATTAGGCAAAATAGGTTACCTTACTATGATAGTTATCAGGGTCAACAAAACTGAAATATGCTCTTGTTTATTTAACTTTGATAAACGGGTAAAGATGAATGCAACATCAATCAGGCACTAATATGGCGCTAACTTATCATATCAGGATTAAGAAGGACTATGCTGCTTCATTAATAGAAGATTTGCAAAAAATGGACGCAATTGAACTCGTCAAGGAGTTGGATGATGAAAATGTACCCGCGTGGCAAAAAGAGGAAGTAAATCAGAGGATCAAGAAATATAAAGACCAGCCTGACTTACTCATTGATGAAGACCCGGTCTTTAAAATGCTAGACGCTGAATAATGACTTTTTACACACTAAAGTTTACACCAGAGGAAATTCTGGTAAGAGAAGGAATAGCAGGCATTAACCCCCAATAGCGATCATTTTGCGATTTGTCTCATATTCTGACTTCGCTTGTTTTTCAGAAAAATCGACGTGGCCGCCGTGTGCGAAGTGCTTTTTGTGAAAGTGGGAGTAAATAAGATCCCGTACATCTTGTCCCTGACGTAATGGAGTAAGCAAATCCATTTCCGAAGTATCAAAAAGGCAGTTTTTAAGTTTGCCGTCCGCGGTGAGCCTTATCCGGTTGCAGCCCGCGCAGAAAGGATGCGTCACCGTTCCTATGATCCCGAATGTCCCCGCGCCGCCCGTTACCTGAAACCGCTGGGCAGTATCCTGCAACTCTCCCGATAGCTTTTGAAAATCGAATTCAGTATTAATATCTGAGATCAGGTCTGCGTAGGATACGATTTTGGACATATCCCATTGATTGCCATTGAAAGGCATAAATTCAATAAAGCGGACATGCAAATTAGGCTGATCGACTGTTAACCTAACAAAGTCATTTACCTCATCATCATTCACACCGCGCATCACCACCATATTCAGTTTCACTACAAAATTCTCAGCCAGAAGCAGCTGAATGTTGTCCAGTGTTTTGGTAAAATGATCGCGTTTGGTAATGTTTTTGAAACGCTCTTCTTTTAAGGTATCCAGACTGACATTCAAAGAGCCAACACCAGCTTCTTTCAGATCACCGATAAACTGATCAATAAAAACTGCATTGGTCGTCAATGTGAGAGACGCAGACAATTTCCCCAAGCCGGAAACAATTTGCCCTACATCCTTCCTAACCAGCGGCTCGCCGCCGGTTAAACGTATCTTTTCCACACCCATTTCGACAAAAATCTCCGCAAGCGCCTGAATTTCATCAGCCTGCATCAACCATTTGGAAGGCATAAACTGCATATCCTCCTGCGGCATACAATAGGTACAACGCAGATTACACTTATCCGTCAGCGAAATGCGCAGATAGGTATGCTTGCGACCGAATGTATCTGTAATGGGTAGTGACATTTATTTATAAGTAATTGACTTAATGCTTTTATTCATGCTTACTGCCTTCCAAAACGCTGAAAACGTGCAAAACATGTGGAAATAGAGCGTCTATATATTCGGTAACACCGCCAGTACTGCCGGGCATCGTCACCACCAAAGTATCACCTACCAGACCGCCGACTGAGCGGGAAAGCATTGAAGTAGGGATGCGCTCCTGTCCGTATTGCCTCGCCGTTTCAGCAATTCCCGGAATTTCACGGTCCAAAAGCTCAGATACCGCTTCCGGTGTAACATCCCGGCGCGACAAACCGGTTCCGCCGGTTATCAAAATCAATTGATACTGAGCGGCGCAGAGGCTTTTGATTTTATCCTGAATTACTGATTTATCGTCCGGAATGATGCTATAATCCTGAATGCTGAGCTTCATAGCTTCCAGTTTTTCAATGATTTTTTTACCGGATTTATCCTCTCCAAGTCCTTTTGAAATACTATCGGAACAAACGACTACCGCTGTTTTCAGATTTTCAGGAATTGCTTTCCTGTCGCTTTTCCCTCCTTTTTTCTCCAATAACCTGATATTTCTGATCTCCACACCTTTATCAATGGGTTTCAGCATGTCATACATCGTAAGCGCAACTACCGAAGCACCATGCATGGCTTCAACCTCGACGCCCGTTTTGTAAATCGTCTTGACAGTCAATTCAATAAAAATACTTAATCCATCAATACGATATTGCACGCCGGTATATTCGACAGGAATCGGGTGACAGTCTGGTAGCAAATCCGGTGTTTTTTTAACGGCCAGAAAACCAGCCGCCTTGGCCATTTCAAACACATCACCTTTCGGAACCATTCTGTTTTCAATGGCCTCAATAGTCTCCGGCTTACTCACCTGAACAGTAGCCTGCGCGGTTGCAACTCTTAATGTATTAGTCTTATGGGTAATGTCAACCATTAAATAATGAGTGAATGAGTGAGTTTTGAATGAGTGAATCCGCCGTGGGACGGCCCCCGTGGGACGGCCCCCGTGGAACGGGAGTGAATGTCCTTGATTGCCGACGGCCGAAAGCCGAAGTTCCTAAGTATTCTCCTTCCAGACAAACTCCCCGCCTTCCCCAACCAGCTCTTTGCCGAAGATCGGGACATTTGCCTTTATTTCTTCCACAATATATTCAGATGCCTCAAAAGCGGCACGGCGGTGCGGTGAAGACACGAACACAAACAGGCTGATTTCGCCCGTGGGAACTATGCCCAGGCTGTGGTAAATGTGCATGCAGCTCAGTTCAAACTTTGCAAATGCAGCCTCACGAATCTCATGGAACGCCTGTTCCGCCATTTCCTCGTAAGCAGTATATTCAATGCCGCTTACAACACCAGTTTCCTTTTTATCCGCCCTGATTTGCCCCAAAAAAATAGCATGTGCGCCAATGTTCGTTTTGGATTGATGACTGGCGATGGATTTTGAAACAAAATCCGGGCTGATCGGTCCCTGAACAAACACTTTTTTGGGCTTATGTATCTTCTCCATCAAACTGACATTTACATGATTATTGATTGAAATTCATTAACCACCAGCAAAAGGCGGCAACAATGCGATTTCTGACTGGGTATCAATGGGCGCAAAATCCTCCGAAATCTTTTGATTTACAGCTATTTTGAATTTCTTTTCACGCATAGCAGGATACTTTTCCAATATCTGGTTACGGAATCCGCCAACGGTAAGCTGGGCATCTGCTACCCAAACTTCCTCGGCCAGACCTGTGATTTCGGCCAGCATTCCGTAGTACATCACATGAAGGCTCATTTATCTGCAATTTATTTAATGATCATTCTCATAACAATGAATCTCAAATTCTGATTCAGAAAGGTAACAAATGAACCTCTACCAAATCTCCCTCGGCTACCACATTCTGCGTCATGGGAAGGTAAATGATCGCATTGGCCAACGCAAAAGAACGCAAAGCAAATGATTCCTGCCCGTCCAGCGGGATCACAGCCCCCCCTTCGACCAGCGCCTTCAAAAATTCATCCCTTTCGCCATTGAATGAATACGCATACTTCGCTGGCAATTTCAATGTTTTCAAAAAAGCATCCCGCCTCCCCGTAATCAAACGCAGCGCCGGAAGTACATACTCGTAGTAACATACCAGTGACGAGGCCGGATTACCCGGCAACGCGAAAAATAGCTTCCCCCTCTTTTTTGCAAATAATAACGGTTTGCCCGGCTTCTGCCTTACCTTATAAAAGACCGTCTCAGCCTGAATTGATTGCAAAGCTACCCCTACAAAGTCGTAATCCCCCACCGAAACACCGCCTGTCGCAAGGATAACGTCATTATCAACTGAAAGTTCTGTTAAAGCCGCAATGGTCGAATCCAGATCATCAGCTGCATACCTGACTTCAATGTCTGTAATATGCTCCTGTTTCAATGCTGCAATGAGCATCGCAGAATTGGACTCATAAATTTTGCCGTGTACAAGGGGTTCGCCGGTTTTCAACAGTTCGTCGCCGGTTACCAGCAAGCCAATCTTTGGCTTTCGGTAAACACTCACGTTTTCGACGCCCATACCTTGCAAAAACCCAATGCTCCCCGGTGTGATATAGGTGCCTTTGGGCAAAGCAACCACGCCGGCTTGTATTTGCTGACCGATGTTCCGGACGTTTTTACCCTCATTCACCGGAAACTCCTGAATGGTCACATGTCCGTTTTCCAATATCGTATGCTCCTGCATCACAACCGCAGTAGCGCCATCGGGAACCGGCGCTCCTGTAAATATCCTGAAGGCAGTACCTGGTGCCAATGTCTGAATCCCGGTCTGTCCTGCTTTGGATTCTCCTGCGATCGGCAAAGCAATCCCGCCAAAAGTGATGTCCGAATGCACAATAGCGTATCCGTCCATGGACGACTGGCGAAACGATGGTAAGGAGATTGGTGAAAGGATGTCTTCTGCTAAAACTTGCCCTAAAGCATCACGTAGCTGACGCCTTTCAGTAGGTAAAAACAGCGTGTTTGCAATAATTTTTTGTTTCGCCTCGTTGACAGTGACCATATTGGTTAAAAGGGATGCGGACATGCAATTTAGCACTTCCGCCACTTAAAAATACAGTTGAAAATCGAATCAGTTTTTTTTACCAAAATCAGAAAATAGCCCAAAAATACGCCCATAATACATCGAACTAATACTATGACATTTTGTAACCACTTGACTATCAGTATATAATAAGAGTCAAAAATAATTCAACAACGGTATATTCATA
The genomic region above belongs to Dyadobacter pollutisoli and contains:
- a CDS encoding molybdopterin molybdotransferase MoeA codes for the protein MSASLLTNMVTVNEAKQKIIANTLFLPTERRQLRDALGQVLAEDILSPISLPSFRQSSMDGYAIVHSDITFGGIALPIAGESKAGQTGIQTLAPGTAFRIFTGAPVPDGATAVVMQEHTILENGHVTIQEFPVNEGKNVRNIGQQIQAGVVALPKGTYITPGSIGFLQGMGVENVSVYRKPKIGLLVTGDELLKTGEPLVHGKIYESNSAMLIAALKQEHITDIEVRYAADDLDSTIAALTELSVDNDVILATGGVSVGDYDFVGVALQSIQAETVFYKVRQKPGKPLLFAKKRGKLFFALPGNPASSLVCYYEYVLPALRLITGRRDAFLKTLKLPAKYAYSFNGERDEFLKALVEGGAVIPLDGQESFALRSFALANAIIYLPMTQNVVAEGDLVEVHLLPF
- the moaCB gene encoding bifunctional molybdenum cofactor biosynthesis protein MoaC/MoaB, translating into MVDITHKTNTLRVATAQATVQVSKPETIEAIENRMVPKGDVFEMAKAAGFLAVKKTPDLLPDCHPIPVEYTGVQYRIDGLSIFIELTVKTIYKTGVEVEAMHGASVVALTMYDMLKPIDKGVEIRNIRLLEKKGGKSDRKAIPENLKTAVVVCSDSISKGLGEDKSGKKIIEKLEAMKLSIQDYSIIPDDKSVIQDKIKSLCAAQYQLILITGGTGLSRRDVTPEAVSELLDREIPGIAETARQYGQERIPTSMLSRSVGGLVGDTLVVTMPGSTGGVTEYIDALFPHVLHVFSVLEGSKHE
- a CDS encoding MoaD/ThiS family protein, producing MSLHVMYYGMLAEITGLAEEVWVADAQLTVGGFRNQILEKYPAMREKKFKIAVNQKISEDFAPIDTQSEIALLPPFAGG
- a CDS encoding glycosyltransferase family 87 protein: MTAINRFLVNQRSILIVFIGVALFASLQSYFGGLKTFVEGGRLYTTYNNYIIFKQSFFHLIHGQDLYAQFVEEQGDLFKYSPTFALLFGLLAVLPDVLGLSLWNILNAAVLFFSVYYLPKIDTRTKGLILVFMLVELLTSVQNEQSNALIAGLLLFTFGFLERGKYWMASLCLVSTIYIKLFGIVGLALYLLYPDKFKLTYTTAFWVIVFTIFPLLVVDTDQFVFLYKSWANLLANDHSISDGLSVIGWLKTWFGWQVNKTYVSVAGAILFCIPLLRIREYGNFHFRILMLASILIWVVIFNHRAESPTFIIAISGVALWYYSQYPEKENYILLVLAFVFTALSPTDVFPPFVRNEWMKPYVVKAVPCILIWGKITYDLLAVKLRPRPAPEKLADQ
- the moaA gene encoding GTP 3',8-cyclase MoaA, with protein sequence MSLPITDTFGRKHTYLRISLTDKCNLRCTYCMPQEDMQFMPSKWLMQADEIQALAEIFVEMGVEKIRLTGGEPLVRKDVGQIVSGLGKLSASLTLTTNAVFIDQFIGDLKEAGVGSLNVSLDTLKEERFKNITKRDHFTKTLDNIQLLLAENFVVKLNMVVMRGVNDDEVNDFVRLTVDQPNLHVRFIEFMPFNGNQWDMSKIVSYADLISDINTEFDFQKLSGELQDTAQRFQVTGGAGTFGIIGTVTHPFCAGCNRIRLTADGKLKNCLFDTSEMDLLTPLRQGQDVRDLIYSHFHKKHFAHGGHVDFSEKQAKSEYETNRKMIAIGG
- a CDS encoding alpha/beta hydrolase, coding for MSKISGLLIALSLSALSYQSMAQTEVINLWPDGKIPNFKSSSVEEKSVTDASGILRISGVTVPTIAAYIAPKETATGAAVMICPGGGYGILAASHEGSDFAKWFNDRGISAFVLKYRLPNEKAMTHQHEVPLMDAMQGMKLIRQNAAKWNIDLNKIGVMGFSAGGHLAATLSTHYNMGEKASKDAKPDFSILLYPVISLQPSIAHGGSRDNLLGPDKSEELIKYYSNELQVSDQTPPAFLVHAMDDTGVPVENSIQYYLALKNKKIPAEMHLYPKGGHGYGMRTEGKGSLANWPAAMEGWLKSLGYMKN
- a CDS encoding molybdenum cofactor biosynthesis protein MoaE; this translates as MEKIHKPKKVFVQGPISPDFVSKSIASHQSKTNIGAHAIFLGQIRADKKETGVVSGIEYTAYEEMAEQAFHEIREAAFAKFELSCMHIYHSLGIVPTGEISLFVFVSSPHRRAAFEASEYIVEEIKANVPIFGKELVGEGGEFVWKENT
- the xrtN gene encoding exosortase N; this translates as MYGYRKEHIVCILGYIALFASLIANSYLIPDATFMIGICLLPFIMYALPRHEKSMRFLPIVLVFFAGSFYVREVSFRYLTLLFATLFAMESLSGKVSPLVFWLLLIISPLFKYLSEIFTFPIRLQLSKWAGLLLQTAHFPATVTGNIIQVNGSDFSVDPACMGLQMTGFSLLAGIFLLVHFQKSTGKELPWYLSTLVIAILFGFNIVSNLLRIVVLVVFSIGPENILHDVVGILCLVLYVWLPASFFVKYFFRFFAQPVMEQIFVKQPGKPTTLAFNFIILAGCCFVIFQNKKINIGETKINAFGHSEKYDSSQLSNGASRFKSEKSLVYLKPIPAFYSTDHSPYTCWKGSGYEFANIREENFAGRRIYFGTLKKGNDVLHTAWWFSNNNHITISQIDWRWKVIRGEPGFQLVNVTAGDQKDLKQAISEWMPRI